AGATGATCAAGCTggcgaaaataaattactcaaTGAAAACACCGTCAGTCCAAGGTTCGTATATTTATCTCACTATTATCTCACTGTTAGATACGTCCTTGATGGTAATGATTATTCTGTTTCGTCCATCACTTCTCGTACGACACATCCTTCTTtgttgttttttattttgttctttgttAACTGGTATATACAGTATACTATTTGTTAGCTATTATGCCCGATATCGTATCTTACAAATGCGTTATTGCACGACGTGTCATCATAGAAATATCTTTTGGAAAATTGTGTTCAacttactaaatttagtaaatataataatatataatataaatatataataaggaCAAGATAAAAAGTATTCATTAAAAATGCTTCAGATAAAACAAGTTATAAATAGTTATAAAAACCAATATTTGCttttaaataatctattaATTATGTGAATAATTAAATCCTTGGAATGATAAGTCAACAAatgtattcttttatattttttgtgcataaataaaaattattgctaTCATCAATAACATAGTCTAAAGACATCAGTTGCACTAAAACTATGGAATATAGAAGTGccattaaaattacattataaattataaaatagctTACCTGTAATATTTGttggaaacattttttgtttatagTCATCATCATTCACCTACAACAGATCCGTTTACCTGTAAGACGACAATGTTTACTGAGGAAAAGATGCgtcgaaaattgaaattcttctttatgAATCCTATTGAAAAATGGCAAGCAAAGCGTCGTTTcccatataaatttattgtgcaagttattaaaattctgcTGGTCACAATACAATTATGTCTATTTGCACATAACAACTACATACATGTAAATTATACTTGGGATAATCGAGTAGCTTTCTCACACCTATTTCTCAAAGGATGGGATACTTCTTTAGAGGTAACGTATACTCAAAATGTAACTAGCAAGTTGTTTCAGATATAGCATATACAACTAGCTactgttaatatatattaaaaatataaaaattaattatattatttcattatttttattttcaggtACCAGTTTATCCACCAGTGACAGGTCCTTTAGCAATTTATAAACGAGATGACTTCTATAGTACAATTGATTACGCTTTAGATGGCTACTATAATCTTAGTAATGCAATTGGATCTTATTCATATACCGAAGAAGATAATTCGTTTAGTCCAGTTACTCTATGCTTATATCAATACAAAGAAGGTATTATATTTGGTTTTAATGAAAGTTATGTttttgataaagaaattatagaaacttGCATAAATATAACCCATCAGGTGcataatgaatttaatatgtCAAAGCTCTTACTTGCTAAACAAAacattaatgttaatttttcagCCCTTGTTAGGGCTCATTTAAAGTTTGCTTTAAAAACAGTTAATTTGAAGGCTGCTGGTCCTATGACACCACCTGATTGttatcaatttaatattaaaattgattttgataATCGTGATTTCGATGGACAAATGCTACTTTCATTAGATGCTGAACCAAAGCGATTACAATGTAAAGGTGATACGCGTTACATAACGGATAATCGTATTGAATCAGCGCTAAGgacattattaaatttacttgtaattttaatttgtactgTATCTCTTGTATTATGCTCAAGAGCTATATACAGAGCacaattgttaaaatttgaaactatgaatttcttcaaaaaagCATATGGCAAATCTTTGAGCCTTGATGGaagattagaatttttaaatttgtggTATGTCATGATCATCGTGAatgatcttttaattattatggGTTCAGCTATAAAAGAGCAAATCGAACGAAAACAGTTCGGCAGTGATCATTGGAATGTATGCAGCATATTTCTTGGTACAGGAAATTTACTTGTTTGGTTCGGTGTATTAAGATACCTCGGTTtctttaaaacatataacgttgttatTTTAACATTGAAAAAAGCTGCTCCTAAGGTAGCACGATTTTTAATATGCGCGATCCTTATTTATGCTGGTTTCACTTTTTGTGGCTGGTTAATTTTAGGTCCGTACCATTTGAAATTCAGATCACTTGCTACAACTTCCGAATGTCTTTTCGCTCTCATTAACGGAGATGATATGTTTGCCACGTTTTCTGCCACTTCATTTACCAAATCTCCGATTTTATGGTGGTATTCTAGAATGTATCTATATACGTTCATTtcgttgtatatatatgtggttttaagtttatttatttctgtgaTAATGGATGCTTATGAcacgattaaaatttattatcgcgATGGCTTTCCGAAAAATGatttacaaacttttattGCGGCGTGTACAGATGAAGCATCTAGTGGCCTTTATAGAGATGATTCTGAAAGTAGTGATTTATCGGAGCTTTTAGATCGCTTTTGTTGTTGTCGGAAAAGACCCTTTTACGGGTCATTCTCAGGATCAAGTACGGAATTCTCAACAAAATCGGAACAAACGTGTGGAGGAGCAATCTGTATATAGTGCATTAAAGCATAATAATGTcttagataaatattatggCTCCATGGCAGATACTCGGTACTATAATGACAATTTCATcatataaagtaatttttgtaaaattaccgTGTCgtattcttttttgtttttttggACTCCGTAATAAAGTGCTACTAGTTTTATACtttagaaagatataaatggTAATATTGATCATTAATActagatattaataatgagaaatgaataattcatcttatccccatttttatttatttaagatattttattaaatgcatCTCAGTATTTAGAAATGAGATGTTGTTAATAGTAACAACAATGATCTTTATCATTTATGTATACAAAGTATTAATGGAccataaataattgtaaaatattgtttttattgaGAGCTTTTTGTAgtacatataaatgtaatcCACCTCTTATTAAAGagcatttaaatatacaaacaaaACTGTAATATGCTGAAGTCAGTTAAGTAAGTAATGcacaattttatgtatatgtgaatttataattattgttttctaaaaCAGACagttgaatgaaattaattcagaatataagtaattataaataagaacaTGTTATCTCTGTTAATAATGTGATAGATTATAGAATTGTGATAAAAACAGAATAACTAGCATATTGTTAAGTATTGATATGATGAGccattaaatttgtaatttacacATGTACATTACATGTACTTACACAATTTTAAGTGTTGTATCATTTTATACAACATGTATTGTACATGATATCTTGGTATCTTTATATGATCtacattgtaaattttacaaaatgaaatgtgTTTTTCTTAAgatgaatgtataataaatgcataatgaatgcataatgatatattcaatatataaatatatttataatatactacaaaatacaataaaattataattttttgaacactctatatctttctttattttctcctaTGTTATGTTAACTAGGAttgaataatatgaaattattcacATTTCCAATGAGTCATACAAACGCAATgtgtattttcaaatattgtgCACAcagtaaaatatcgaaactatATAACCTAGAATTGATGCATAACATTTATCTGAATCATTCACCTTATCAGAAACATTATTAGTGACATGAAATACATATCAATTCATTAGTGTCAAGAAATTCAAAAgttgataaatttgaatttataaattaatacgtcaacatattttttcaatatatgttttattataaaaagaatgcTATTGCTTTTAGCTTTCACGATAGTTTGTCCTCTAAAACAGGAAATATGATTTTAGTCATCCACAAATACGTAAATGTATAGTTTTACTGGAACTTTTACCATAAATAGCTCATTTATTGCAGTTTCAAAGTGTCATTGATTTTTTTGTCTCAATTCATCCTATATTGAACTCTGGTAAATGGAGTGCACTGACCCAAGAAACGAACAGAGCTGGTCACTGACCGTACCTAAACCGATTCACTGTTTACATCCAGTTTTAAATTTCGAACTGTCAAGGTGAAGCGTGGTGATCTGTTATTGTCACGCTTGAGTGCATAAGAAAGCGTCGATCgcatgaaaattaaagaaattccaCGAAATAAGTGCCTTGAGGAAATCAAACGTGTTCGTACAAgagtaattaaaatcattttccaCAAAAATGTCAAGAATAAGCCATACCGGAGCGGGATCGAACAAAGTCGAGCTTGAATTCCTGTTCTCAAACAAAGAAGGATCTGCTAGTGAACATAGTATCTCAAGCATGGTATCTAGTATTTCTGCATCacaagatgaaaattttcgcGTGTCAAAACATGcagaaaatagttttaaagttatggaaaaatatttacatgaaCAACAATTGACAGATGTCATATTAATTGCAGGTAAGATTCCTTTGTCTTCAAATAATGTTTGTCTCTTAGCAATGAGTCATTTGATTCTGAATTGATACAAAggatttgtaattatttatttctgattataacataatatatatataattatatattattatacagtattatttttaattcaggAAAAAAACGTTTCCCTGCACATCGTTTAGTACTTAGTGCAAGTTCAGAATATTTTGCTGCCATGTTTACTAGTTCTCTGAGGGAATCTACACAAAATGAAGTTGAACTAACGGGTGTTGATGGGGATGCATTATGGACTTTAGTTTGTTATTGTTACACaggtataataatttgtataaaaggttttaaataaatgtgaatAATTGTGAATAtcggaaaatttaattttatgtttttgaACACAGGTTGCATAGAATTAAGAGAAGATAGTATAGAGACTCTTTTAGCAACAGCGTGTTTGCTACAATTGAATCCAGTTGTTAAGGCTTGTTGTCAATTTCTCAGGAAACAACTTCATCCAAGTAATTGCTTAGGGATAAGGATGTTTGCTGATACACAGGGTTGTTTAGATTTATTAGATCATGCCAATGCATATACAACTAAACATTTTATGGAAGTTACAAAAAatcaagaatttttattattatctgcCATTGAAGTTGCCAAACTTTTAGAATCTGAAGATCTGAATGTTCCTtcagaagaaattatttttcatgtaagattttataatatctatatatagaaagaatattaagaaatttaatttaattttcaatgattatttttaatactaataCTTTAGGCACTTATGACATGGCTAGAATATGATTCAGAAAGTAGACGAAAGGATGCAAGCAAGTTATTAAGCCTTGTGAAGTTGCCCCTATTGTCTCCTGCAGTAAGTTAAACACTTTtccatatttaaataaatattacaatattagtGTAAACTTAATATGCATTCATACAGTTTATAGCAGACAATATTGAAAGCAATGAAATGTTCAAAGATCAAAGATTGGCACAGGAATTAGTTATGGAAGCATTGAAATATCATCTTTTACCTGAACGTAGACCATTACTTCAGTCAGGACGTACAAAACCCAGGAAAGCCACAGTGGGTCATATGTTAGCTGTTGGAGGAATGGATGCTAATAAGGGTAAATGAATTggcaaaattgcaaaatggATATTTAATTAGTTTACCATTATTTCTGTTAGGTGCTACTTCTATAGATGCATTTTCTTTACGTGATAATGCTTGGAAATCGATTGCTACAATGAGTGGTAGAAGACTTCAATTTGGTGCTGTTGtcgttgataaaaaattaatagttgCTGGTGGAAGGGATGGATTGAAAACATTAAATACGGTGGAATGTTTtgatttttcaacatttactTGGAGTACACTATCACCTATGAATATGCATAGGCATGGATTGGGGGTAGCTGTGTTAGGTGGACCTTTATATGCAGTTGGTGGTCATGATGGTTGGAGTTTCCTTGATACTGTAGAAAGATGGGATCCAGCTACACGTCAATGGAGTTCAGTTTCTGCTATGTCTATACAAAGATCTACAGTTGGTGTTGCTGTATTAAATGATAAGTGAGTCTCTACATAATCTGGTATGTATTTGAtcatatcattatattatatacccTACATGTATATGTTCAGATTATATGCTGTAGGTGGAAGGGATATCAGTTCATGTTTAAATACTGTGGAATGTTATGATCCTCACACAAATAAGTGGACACCATGTGCACCAATGTCAAAACGACGAGGTGGTGTGGGCGTGGGTGTTGTAAACGGATGTCTTTATGCGTTAGGTGGTCATGATGCACCTTCTAGTAATCCTAATGCTAGCAGATTTGATTGTGTTGaaaggtatatatataaggaatataaagaatttattataatataaaaaataatgtacttATAAGTATTAgtaattaatacataaatgTTATGATTATTAGATATGATCCTAAAACAGATACATGGACTATGGTAGCGCCAATGAGTGTGCCCAGAGATGCAGTTGGTGTTTGTGTGCTTGGTGATAGACTTATGGCTGTAGGGGGTTATGATGGTCAACAATATCTTACGCTTGTTGAAGCATATGACCCACATCTTAATGAATGGGAACCAGTGAGTATATGCCGATCATTTATTCATCCGCAGAATGTTTAGGCATATTTcacacatatttatattactaaaatattttaaggtTGCTCCCTTAAATGCTGGTCGTGCAGGAGTTCCGTGTGTTGTTATAAAAAACTTAACTAGTTTCGGATTTGATTAATAGTAAAATACTGCATGTGCACAACTACGAAATATTGAAAGCACattgaagtattttaattgaaaattttaaatcgaaggatgaatttgtaaatgtTACTACATTATAAAAGTAGCATTATTTTGTCTATAAATGCATGTTCAACAGCATGGAATTTCAAAACAGATAATGTAATGTTTGTACTGTATTTGATACGTTTCGTGTACTAtcgtcaatttttatatatttatacctacgtattttgtataaatatattcaaatttatttttaacaagtatatcttttatgtcgaacaaatttatttttcttgtcgagaaaatgtttttatttacacatgtattcatatatattttgtgaacaatcttttttaaataaataaaatgctcATTTTAACTAATTCATTGAATTGTTTGCCACCATATTACTTGACAAAGGGTCCATTGTATCATTTCATACAATCCTAACAAGCAGGAAATGTTCTGGaacatatacaaaatataataaacccATATGAAAAtgcatattataatattacgttttgctaattgtttataaattaaatttaccgTGGGAAATCTGATACTGATTCAGCAAATTTATGTCTAACCATAAAAGTAGCAATTGCTTCTGCTACTTTATCTGGAACATCTTCATGTACCGCGTGTCCACAAGCTGGTAATACttgcatttgaaatttaccTTATGTATCaagaaaatttagttttaatacatttcataaatattcgatacaaATTTCAACGTTAATGAATTATACCTTGCATTTGACCAACAGTAAGTTCTCTGTCTAATCTATCAACACCAGCTAGCAATAGTACCTTTGGAACTGGTACATTTAAGAATGCTGTTGATAAACCCTTAAACCATCCAAACCAATGTTGTTCAGTTCGGGATAGATCTATCCtccaaacatattttttagtaGCAGTAGTACTAGTTGGAGCAGGTGGTGGTGGCATATTTACTGGTTCTTCTTCTTGAATAATGTCCTCTCGCGGAATCGTGGGCTCTGAATTACACTCGCACGACGATTGTGATAATGAATCGATATCATGGGTGGCTAACTTATTAGTTTCAGTGCTATAGCAATACAAATTGTAACATGAGAAACCAGTAAAAACACAACTGTGATAtctgaatatattatgcatacAAGTACTAACTTTGTTATTTGTCCAGGAACTGAAACCTTAGCTGATTGTATGTTACGGATTTGGCCACTTCGTACACTAAAATGTGGATAATTAAACATTCTTCTATAATCTCGTTTTTGATTATACAAcacaaatatgtaatatacattaaagaagtaaataacattttagtTTGTACAGGATCAGCCAAAAATGTGCCTTTCTTCTGAAAAATTTGCTTAGAATAGCAAGTTTTGATAACTAATAAAAACTACATGAAAGACACAcaaagatttaattattttatgttta
The nucleotide sequence above comes from Bombus pyrosoma isolate SC7728 linkage group LG1, ASM1482585v1, whole genome shotgun sequence. Encoded proteins:
- the LOC122568783 gene encoding mucolipin-3-like isoform X2, with product MFTEEKMRRKLKFFFMNPIEKWQAKRRFPYKFIVQVIKILLVTIQLCLFAHNNYIHVNYTWDNRVAFSHLFLKGWDTSLEVPVYPPVTGPLAIYKRDDFYSTIDYALDGYYNLSNAIGSYSYTEEDNSFSPVTLCLYQYKEGIIFGFNESYVFDKEIIETCINITHQVHNEFNMSKLLLAKQNINVNFSALVRAHLKFALKTVNLKAAGPMTPPDCYQFNIKIDFDNRDFDGQMLLSLDAEPKRLQCKGDTRYITDNRIESALRTLLNLLVILICTVSLVLCSRAIYRAQLLKFETMNFFKKAYGKSLSLDGRLEFLNLWYVMIIVNDLLIIMGSAIKEQIERKQFGSDHWNVCSIFLGTGNLLVWFGVLRYLGFFKTYNVVILTLKKAAPKVARFLICAILIYAGFTFCGWLILGPYHLKFRSLATTSECLFALINGDDMFATFSATSFTKSPILWWYSRMYLYTFISLYIYVVLSLFISVIMDAYDTIKIYYRDGFPKNDLQTFIAACTDEASSGLYRDDSESSDLSELLDRFCCCRKRPFYGSFSGSSTEFSTKSEQTCGGAICI
- the LOC122568792 gene encoding kelch-like protein 5, whose translation is MSRISHTGAGSNKVELEFLFSNKEGSASEHSISSMVSSISASQDENFRVSKHAENSFKVMEKYLHEQQLTDVILIAGKKRFPAHRLVLSASSEYFAAMFTSSLRESTQNEVELTGVDGDALWTLVCYCYTGCIELREDSIETLLATACLLQLNPVVKACCQFLRKQLHPSNCLGIRMFADTQGCLDLLDHANAYTTKHFMEVTKNQEFLLLSAIEVAKLLESEDLNVPSEEIIFHALMTWLEYDSESRRKDASKLLSLVKLPLLSPAFIADNIESNEMFKDQRLAQELVMEALKYHLLPERRPLLQSGRTKPRKATVGHMLAVGGMDANKGATSIDAFSLRDNAWKSIATMSGRRLQFGAVVVDKKLIVAGGRDGLKTLNTVECFDFSTFTWSTLSPMNMHRHGLGVAVLGGPLYAVGGHDGWSFLDTVERWDPATRQWSSVSAMSIQRSTVGVAVLNDKLYAVGGRDISSCLNTVECYDPHTNKWTPCAPMSKRRGGVGVGVVNGCLYALGGHDAPSSNPNASRFDCVERYDPKTDTWTMVAPMSVPRDAVGVCVLGDRLMAVGGYDGQQYLTLVEAYDPHLNEWEPVAPLNAGRAGVPCVVIKNLTSFGFD
- the LOC122568783 gene encoding mucolipin-3-like isoform X1; translation: MSEGRKRNVRDDSRGNILKDHSWSNGPDSEDDQAGENKLLNENTVSPSHHHSPTTDPFTCKTTMFTEEKMRRKLKFFFMNPIEKWQAKRRFPYKFIVQVIKILLVTIQLCLFAHNNYIHVNYTWDNRVAFSHLFLKGWDTSLEVPVYPPVTGPLAIYKRDDFYSTIDYALDGYYNLSNAIGSYSYTEEDNSFSPVTLCLYQYKEGIIFGFNESYVFDKEIIETCINITHQVHNEFNMSKLLLAKQNINVNFSALVRAHLKFALKTVNLKAAGPMTPPDCYQFNIKIDFDNRDFDGQMLLSLDAEPKRLQCKGDTRYITDNRIESALRTLLNLLVILICTVSLVLCSRAIYRAQLLKFETMNFFKKAYGKSLSLDGRLEFLNLWYVMIIVNDLLIIMGSAIKEQIERKQFGSDHWNVCSIFLGTGNLLVWFGVLRYLGFFKTYNVVILTLKKAAPKVARFLICAILIYAGFTFCGWLILGPYHLKFRSLATTSECLFALINGDDMFATFSATSFTKSPILWWYSRMYLYTFISLYIYVVLSLFISVIMDAYDTIKIYYRDGFPKNDLQTFIAACTDEASSGLYRDDSESSDLSELLDRFCCCRKRPFYGSFSGSSTEFSTKSEQTCGGAICI